The following are encoded in a window of Mycobacterium sp. ELW1 genomic DNA:
- a CDS encoding PfkB family carbohydrate kinase produces the protein MSRHRAELAAGVTVLGNLAVDVINGGPKTPGGCASFSGVAIAAAGGPGGIVALAADEDHSLYEPLLERFGSLIRILPAACTSAFRLDYEDVDHRRMSVEAIGPVWSAAEVESADPDTTWVHLAPLLRTDFPAETLALLAQRGHRVAYDGQGLVRADQLGPLVVDGHYPPELLDHLSILKLAEDEAVIVADGPFDESTAARLGVPEILVTYGSEGCDIYTGDTKVRVPAAWRVDGVQTTGAGDMFTTCYVANRAAGADPRAAAAAASELVAGELEKRLGARRN, from the coding sequence GTGTCACGACACCGCGCTGAGCTCGCCGCCGGCGTGACCGTGCTGGGCAACCTGGCCGTCGACGTGATCAACGGCGGCCCGAAGACACCCGGCGGGTGCGCGTCGTTCTCCGGTGTCGCCATAGCGGCCGCAGGCGGGCCGGGTGGGATCGTCGCGCTGGCCGCCGACGAGGACCACTCGCTGTACGAGCCGCTGCTCGAGAGGTTCGGATCGCTGATCCGGATCCTGCCCGCCGCGTGCACAAGCGCGTTCCGGCTGGACTATGAGGACGTCGATCACCGCCGGATGTCGGTAGAGGCTATCGGCCCGGTGTGGAGTGCGGCCGAGGTGGAGTCGGCGGACCCCGACACGACGTGGGTACACCTCGCTCCGCTGCTGCGGACCGACTTCCCCGCCGAGACGCTGGCTCTGCTGGCTCAGCGCGGCCACCGGGTCGCCTACGACGGGCAGGGACTTGTCCGTGCCGACCAGCTCGGGCCGCTGGTGGTGGATGGTCACTACCCGCCCGAGCTGCTCGATCACCTCAGCATCCTGAAGCTGGCCGAGGACGAGGCCGTCATCGTCGCCGACGGCCCCTTCGACGAATCGACCGCGGCCCGCCTCGGCGTGCCCGAAATCCTGGTGACCTACGGGTCCGAGGGCTGTGACATCTATACCGGTGACACGAAGGTTCGGGTCCCGGCCGCGTGGCGGGTCGACGGCGTGCAGACCACCGGCGCCGGGGACATGTTCACCACCTGTTATGTGGCAAATCGGGCAGCCGGGGCCGACCCGCGCGCCGCGGCCGCGGCGGCGAGTGAACTCGTCGCCGGCGAACTCGAGAAACGCCTCGGGGCGCGCCGTAACTGA
- a CDS encoding 2-oxoacid:acceptor oxidoreductase subunit alpha, with translation MTKGGDVGPNGNGAAGNRQKLEKVVIRFAGDSGDGMQLTGDRFTSEAALFGNDLATQPNYPAEIRAPQGTLPGVSSFQIQIADYDILTAGDRPDVLVAMNPAALKANIGDLPRGGLVIANSDEFTKRNLAKVGYEANPLESGELDDYVVQAVAMTTLTLGSVEAIGASKKDGQRAKNMFALGLLSWMYGRPIETSETFIREKFARKPNIAEANVLALKAGWNYGETTEAFGTTYEISPAKLAPGEYRQISGNTALAYGVIAAGQLADIQVVLGTYPITPASDILHELSKHKNFNVLTFQAEDEIAGVGAAIGASYGGALGVTSTSGPGISLKSEAIGLAMMAELPLLVIDVQRGGPSTGLPTKTEQADLLQVMFGRNGESPVAVLAASTPSDCFEVAIEAARIALTYRTPVILLSDGAIANGSEPWRIPDIDSFEPIETNLAKAGEDFQPYARDPGTLARQFAVPGTPGLEHRIGGLESANGSGAISYEPANHDLMVRLRQAKIAGITVPDVKVDDPTGDAELLILGWGSSFGPIGEACRRARRRGIKVAQAHLRHLNPLPANLGEVLRRYKHVVVPEMNLGQLALLLRGTYLVDVQSVTKVEGMAFLADELEGIIDAALDGTLAEKESDKAKFARLAAATVSTGTDVGAGVNA, from the coding sequence GTGACGAAAGGCGGGGACGTGGGTCCGAACGGCAACGGGGCTGCGGGCAACCGGCAGAAGCTGGAAAAAGTCGTCATCCGGTTCGCCGGTGACTCCGGAGACGGAATGCAGCTGACCGGTGACCGGTTCACCTCCGAAGCCGCGCTCTTCGGCAACGACCTTGCGACCCAACCGAATTACCCCGCCGAGATCCGCGCGCCACAGGGCACGCTGCCCGGCGTCTCGTCGTTCCAGATCCAGATCGCCGACTACGACATCCTCACCGCCGGTGACCGTCCCGACGTGCTGGTCGCGATGAACCCCGCCGCGCTGAAGGCCAACATCGGCGACCTCCCGCGCGGCGGTCTGGTGATCGCCAACTCCGACGAGTTCACCAAGCGCAACCTGGCGAAGGTCGGCTATGAGGCCAACCCGCTGGAGAGCGGTGAACTCGACGACTACGTCGTGCAGGCCGTCGCGATGACCACACTGACCCTCGGTTCGGTCGAGGCGATCGGTGCGTCCAAGAAGGACGGCCAGCGCGCCAAGAACATGTTCGCGCTCGGGCTGCTGTCGTGGATGTACGGCCGGCCGATCGAGACCAGCGAGACGTTCATCCGGGAGAAGTTCGCCCGCAAGCCCAACATCGCCGAAGCCAACGTGCTGGCGCTGAAGGCCGGCTGGAACTACGGCGAGACCACCGAGGCGTTCGGCACCACCTACGAGATCTCCCCGGCCAAGCTGGCCCCGGGTGAGTACCGGCAGATCTCCGGTAACACCGCCCTGGCCTACGGTGTCATCGCCGCCGGTCAGCTCGCCGACATCCAGGTGGTGCTCGGCACCTACCCGATCACGCCGGCGTCGGACATCCTGCACGAGCTGTCCAAGCACAAGAACTTCAACGTCCTGACCTTCCAGGCCGAGGACGAGATCGCCGGTGTCGGTGCGGCGATCGGCGCCTCCTACGGCGGCGCCCTGGGCGTGACGAGCACCTCGGGCCCCGGTATCTCGCTGAAGTCCGAGGCCATTGGCCTGGCCATGATGGCCGAGCTGCCGCTGCTGGTGATCGACGTGCAGCGCGGCGGACCGTCGACCGGCCTGCCCACCAAGACCGAGCAGGCCGACCTGCTGCAGGTGATGTTCGGTCGCAACGGTGAATCGCCGGTTGCCGTACTGGCCGCCAGCACGCCGTCGGATTGCTTCGAGGTGGCGATCGAGGCCGCGCGTATCGCGCTGACCTACCGGACGCCGGTGATCCTGCTGTCCGACGGCGCGATCGCCAACGGCTCGGAGCCCTGGCGGATCCCGGACATCGACTCCTTCGAGCCGATCGAGACCAACCTCGCCAAGGCCGGTGAGGACTTCCAGCCGTACGCCCGCGACCCCGGGACGCTGGCGCGCCAGTTCGCGGTTCCGGGCACGCCCGGGTTGGAGCACCGCATCGGCGGCCTGGAGTCGGCCAACGGCTCCGGTGCCATCTCCTACGAGCCGGCCAACCACGACCTGATGGTCCGGTTGCGGCAGGCCAAGATCGCCGGCATCACGGTGCCCGACGTGAAGGTCGACGACCCGACCGGCGACGCGGAGCTGCTGATCCTCGGCTGGGGAAGCTCGTTCGGACCGATTGGCGAAGCCTGTCGCCGGGCCCGGCGCCGCGGCATCAAGGTTGCGCAGGCTCACCTGCGGCACCTCAACCCGCTGCCGGCCAACCTCGGCGAGGTGCTGCGTCGGTACAAGCACGTGGTGGTCCCCGAGATGAACCTCGGCCAGTTGGCGCTGCTGTTGCGTGGCACCTACCTGGTCGATGTGCAGTCGGTGACCAAGGTGGAAGGCATGGCGTTCCTGGCCGACGAGCTGGAGGGCATCATCGATGCCGCACTCGACGGGACGTTGGCTGAAAAGGAAAGCGACAAAGCGAAATTCGCCCGGCTTGCGGCAGCTACCGTGAGTACTGGCACAGATGTTGGCGCAGGAGTGAACGCATGA
- a CDS encoding 2-oxoacid:ferredoxin oxidoreductase subunit beta, translating to MTDLIGSDLLAPSVSKTAWVPTTDEPQKAKDFTSDQEVRWCPGCGDYVILNTIRNFLPDLGLRRENIAFISGIGCSSRFPYYLETYGFHSIHGRAPTIATGLALARPDLSVWVVTGDGDALSIGGNHLIHALRRNVNITILLFNNRIYGLTKGQYSPTSEVGKVTKSTPMGSLDHPFNPVSLALGAEATFVGRALDSDRKGLSEVLKAAAEHRGAALVEIMQDCPIFNDGSFDLLRKEGAEERIINVRQGEPVVFGANGEYCVVKSGFGLDVAKTADVAASDIVVHDATTADSAYAFALSRLSDQNLEHTVMGVFRQVNRPTYDDAARDQVRMAREATPHDRHALQSLLRGRDTWTVD from the coding sequence ATGACTGACCTGATCGGCTCGGACCTGCTGGCACCGAGTGTGTCCAAGACGGCGTGGGTGCCGACCACCGACGAGCCGCAGAAGGCCAAGGACTTCACCAGTGACCAGGAGGTCCGCTGGTGCCCCGGTTGCGGTGACTACGTCATCCTGAACACGATCCGCAACTTCCTGCCGGACCTCGGTCTGCGCCGGGAGAACATCGCGTTCATCAGCGGCATCGGCTGCTCCAGCCGGTTCCCGTACTACCTGGAGACCTACGGTTTCCACTCGATCCACGGTCGTGCCCCGACCATCGCCACCGGTCTGGCGCTGGCCCGCCCGGACCTGTCGGTGTGGGTTGTCACCGGCGACGGCGACGCCCTCTCGATCGGTGGCAATCACCTGATCCATGCTCTGCGCCGCAACGTCAACATCACGATCCTGCTGTTCAACAACCGGATCTACGGTTTGACCAAGGGTCAGTACTCGCCGACCTCCGAGGTCGGCAAGGTCACCAAGTCGACCCCGATGGGCTCGCTGGATCATCCGTTCAACCCGGTGTCGCTGGCACTGGGCGCCGAGGCGACGTTCGTCGGCCGGGCACTGGACTCCGATCGCAAGGGTCTGTCGGAGGTCCTGAAGGCGGCCGCCGAGCATCGCGGCGCCGCACTGGTCGAGATCATGCAGGACTGCCCGATCTTCAACGACGGCTCCTTCGACCTGCTCCGCAAGGAAGGCGCCGAGGAGCGCATCATCAACGTCCGCCAGGGCGAGCCGGTGGTGTTCGGTGCCAACGGTGAGTACTGCGTGGTGAAGAGCGGGTTCGGCCTGGACGTCGCCAAGACCGCCGACGTGGCAGCCAGCGACATCGTGGTGCACGACGCCACCACCGCCGACTCGGCCTACGCGTTCGCGTTGTCGCGGCTCAGCGACCAGAACCTCGAGCACACCGTGATGGGCGTGTTCCGCCAGGTCAACCGGCCGACGTATGACGACGCCGCCCGCGACCAGGTTCGGATGGCACGCGAGGCCACCCCGCACGACCGGCACGCGCTGCAGTCGCTGCTGCGCGGTCGCGACACCTGGACTGTGGACTAG
- the mobA gene encoding molybdenum cofactor guanylyltransferase — translation MSTPAPLAAVVLAGGASRRMGRDKATLRHPDGGATMVEYTVATLSSRCAPVFVIAAPGQALPALDGQILRDEVRGVGPLLATGRGLRAAADAGVERAFVSAVDMPFLSTDIIDELAQHRGVDIVLPWDGRDHYLAGIYNTALADHIDALVAAGERSMRALAESVLTQRIVMPASRALANVNSPADLAQQIAG, via the coding sequence GTGAGCACGCCCGCCCCGCTGGCCGCAGTAGTACTGGCTGGTGGGGCGTCGCGGCGTATGGGCCGGGACAAGGCGACCCTGCGGCACCCTGATGGTGGCGCCACGATGGTGGAGTACACCGTCGCCACGCTGAGCTCCCGCTGCGCGCCCGTGTTCGTGATCGCCGCTCCCGGCCAGGCGCTTCCTGCGCTCGACGGGCAGATCTTGCGTGACGAGGTCCGGGGGGTCGGGCCACTGCTGGCCACGGGTCGCGGGCTGCGGGCCGCCGCGGATGCTGGGGTGGAGCGCGCGTTCGTCAGCGCCGTCGACATGCCGTTCCTGTCCACCGACATCATCGACGAGCTCGCCCAGCACCGGGGTGTCGACATCGTGCTGCCGTGGGACGGCCGCGACCACTACCTGGCCGGCATCTACAACACCGCGCTGGCAGACCACATCGACGCCCTCGTTGCCGCGGGCGAACGGAGCATGCGCGCGCTGGCGGAGTCTGTCCTCACTCAGCGGATCGTCATGCCGGCCAGCCGCGCGCTGGCGAACGTCAATTCACCGGCTGATCTGGCGCAGCAAATCGCTGGATAA
- a CDS encoding transglycosylase family protein, whose translation MSTLRRIITLSVISAALALAGFVLSIGNASADSGVNWDAVAQCESGGNWGANTGNGFSGGLQFSDATWKANGGIGSAAHASREEQIRVAENVARKQGMGAWPTCGKAAGTPAFATPVSSGAAPAQGGACANVMSGPFKSIDFNKMCQAFHDPSRAIANALGLR comes from the coding sequence ATGAGCACTCTGCGCAGGATCATCACCCTCTCAGTCATCTCCGCAGCCCTGGCCCTCGCCGGGTTCGTTCTGAGCATCGGAAATGCCAGCGCAGACAGCGGGGTGAACTGGGACGCGGTCGCGCAGTGCGAGTCCGGTGGCAACTGGGGCGCCAACACGGGCAACGGCTTCTCCGGCGGTCTGCAGTTCAGCGACGCCACCTGGAAGGCCAACGGCGGTATCGGCAGCGCGGCCCACGCGTCCCGTGAGGAGCAGATCCGGGTCGCCGAGAACGTCGCCCGCAAGCAGGGCATGGGCGCCTGGCCGACGTGCGGCAAGGCCGCCGGAACGCCCGCCTTCGCGACCCCGGTCTCCAGCGGTGCCGCCCCGGCTCAGGGTGGGGCCTGCGCCAACGTCATGAGCGGGCCGTTCAAGTCGATCGACTTCAACAAGATGTGCCAGGCCTTCCACGACCCGAGCCGCGCGATCGCCAACGCCCTCGGCCTGCGCTGA
- a CDS encoding FAD-dependent oxidoreductase produces MAEIAVVGAGIAGLATAAAFAQRGHAVTVIEERTDTGSGAGISIWPNALAALDQLGLGDQVRGAGGRIAAGAIRWKDGRWLRRPAGERIVTALGEPLVVLQRAALRDVLAGALPPGTVVDGVAVRKLSSTAAGIRLHLTDSSTRDVDAVVGADGTGSVVARHLNGPLHHRYAGYTAWRGVASISIDPDLAGETMGAGAEVGHVPMGGERTYWFATERAAEGASAPHGELDYLRAKFASWAAPIPAILAATDPAEVLRNDLYDRSTARRWASGPVVLVGDAAHPMRPHLGQGGCQALEDAAVLGAFVDLSPDLPGAFAAFESFRRRRVRAIAGESRLIGRVVNLRPAVLSALASRATVAVPEALLTRHLASIAARSAFRLPTRDDAQSA; encoded by the coding sequence ATGGCCGAGATCGCAGTCGTCGGGGCAGGCATCGCCGGGCTCGCCACGGCCGCCGCGTTCGCCCAGCGCGGTCATGCCGTCACCGTGATCGAGGAACGCACCGATACCGGTTCCGGCGCGGGGATCAGTATCTGGCCCAACGCCCTGGCCGCCCTCGACCAGTTGGGGCTCGGCGATCAGGTGCGGGGTGCGGGCGGCCGGATCGCCGCGGGCGCGATCCGCTGGAAGGACGGTCGCTGGCTGCGCCGCCCGGCCGGTGAGCGCATCGTCACCGCGCTGGGTGAGCCGCTGGTGGTGCTGCAGCGTGCCGCGCTGCGCGACGTTCTCGCCGGCGCACTGCCGCCGGGCACCGTCGTGGACGGGGTGGCGGTGCGCAAGCTCAGTTCGACGGCTGCCGGGATACGGCTTCACCTGACGGATTCCTCGACCCGCGATGTCGACGCGGTGGTCGGCGCCGACGGCACCGGCTCAGTGGTGGCGCGCCACCTCAACGGCCCGCTGCACCACCGCTACGCCGGATACACGGCGTGGCGCGGTGTCGCGTCGATCTCCATCGACCCCGACCTGGCCGGCGAGACGATGGGCGCGGGGGCTGAGGTCGGCCATGTCCCGATGGGCGGCGAGCGGACGTACTGGTTCGCCACCGAACGTGCCGCCGAGGGTGCGTCGGCACCGCACGGCGAGCTGGATTATCTGCGCGCCAAGTTCGCCTCGTGGGCCGCACCGATCCCGGCCATTCTGGCGGCCACCGACCCCGCCGAGGTGCTGCGCAACGACCTCTATGACCGCAGTACTGCCCGCCGCTGGGCATCGGGCCCGGTGGTGCTGGTCGGCGACGCCGCCCACCCCATGCGACCCCATCTGGGTCAGGGCGGGTGCCAGGCGCTGGAGGATGCCGCCGTGCTGGGCGCATTCGTCGACCTGTCCCCCGACCTGCCGGGGGCGTTCGCCGCGTTCGAGTCGTTCCGCCGCCGCCGGGTGCGCGCGATCGCCGGGGAATCGCGGCTGATCGGTCGCGTGGTGAACCTGCGCCCGGCGGTGCTGAGCGCGCTGGCCAGCCGGGCCACGGTGGCGGTACCGGAGGCGCTGCTGACCCGACACCTGGCGTCGATCGCCGCGCGGTCGGCTTTCCGGCTCCCCACGCGCGACGACGCCCAGTCGGCCTGA
- a CDS encoding S9 family peptidase produces the protein MTSGPFDDLDDYIALPRVSGLAVSADGSRVVTCVAELNDAKTEYITAVWELDPAGAAPARRLTRGAKGEAAPAFTADGDLLFTSVRPTADDDKPPAALWLLPAAGGEAVQLAELPAGITAVRTARSADAVVIGAPFLPSAGTVDDERRLRKLRKDNKISAILHTGYPVRHWDSDLGPDETHLFRVAAGGELTDVTREPGPALGEADFAVSPDGTFAVATWRVSAPRAALRSVLVRIDLGTGERAVIAEDPAADLEHPAISPDGTAVVFTRETVSTPRQAPRITLCHLDLRSGDWTQLAAGWDRWPASATWANDGSAVLVTADDNGRCPIFAISLDGDVRQITDDDFSYSNVIAAPDGILYALRSSYAAPPHPVRVDRDGAIGVLPCVELPELPGELTETVATAADGTRVRSWLVLPSGGGQGPAPLLLWIHGGPLGSWNVWSWRWNPWLMAARGYAVLLPDPALSTGYGQDFIQRGWGAWGGPPYEDLMAAVDAAVAHPRIDAGRTAAMGGSFGGYMANWVAGHTDRFAAIVTHASLWALDQFGPTTDGAYYWAREMTPAMAQDNSPHRFVEHITTPMLVIHGDKDYRVPIGEALRLWYELLTDSGLPAADDGTTAHRFLYFPSENHWVLSPQHAKIWYQVVTAFLAEHVLGETVQFPETLG, from the coding sequence ATGACCTCGGGCCCATTCGACGATCTCGACGACTACATCGCGCTGCCGCGGGTTTCCGGGCTGGCGGTGTCGGCCGACGGGTCGCGAGTGGTGACATGCGTCGCCGAACTCAACGACGCCAAGACCGAATACATCACCGCGGTGTGGGAACTGGATCCGGCCGGTGCGGCTCCGGCCCGCCGGCTGACGCGCGGTGCCAAAGGCGAAGCCGCACCGGCGTTCACCGCCGACGGCGATCTGCTGTTCACCTCGGTACGGCCCACTGCGGACGACGACAAACCGCCTGCCGCGCTCTGGCTGCTGCCCGCCGCCGGTGGGGAGGCTGTCCAGCTGGCCGAGCTGCCTGCCGGGATCACCGCTGTGCGGACCGCGCGCAGCGCGGACGCCGTCGTCATCGGTGCCCCGTTCTTGCCGTCGGCCGGCACCGTCGACGACGAGCGCCGGCTGCGGAAACTGCGCAAGGACAACAAGATCAGCGCGATCCTGCACACCGGCTACCCGGTGCGGCACTGGGACTCCGACCTCGGCCCGGATGAGACGCATCTGTTCCGCGTCGCAGCCGGCGGTGAGCTCACCGACGTCACGCGTGAGCCGGGACCTGCGCTTGGAGAGGCGGATTTCGCCGTGTCCCCGGACGGCACCTTCGCGGTCGCCACCTGGCGGGTGTCCGCGCCGCGCGCTGCCCTGCGATCGGTGCTGGTGCGCATCGACCTGGGGACCGGTGAGCGTGCGGTGATCGCCGAGGATCCCGCCGCGGACCTGGAGCACCCGGCCATCTCACCGGACGGCACGGCCGTGGTGTTCACCCGTGAGACGGTCTCGACGCCGCGTCAGGCGCCACGAATCACGTTGTGCCACTTGGATCTGCGCTCGGGCGACTGGACGCAACTGGCCGCCGGGTGGGACCGGTGGCCGGCGTCGGCGACCTGGGCGAATGACGGCTCCGCAGTTCTGGTCACCGCTGACGACAACGGCCGCTGCCCGATCTTCGCGATCAGTCTGGACGGCGACGTACGCCAGATCACCGACGACGACTTCAGCTACTCGAACGTCATCGCCGCACCCGACGGCATCCTGTATGCGCTGCGAAGCTCCTACGCCGCGCCGCCGCACCCCGTGCGCGTCGACCGAGACGGTGCGATCGGCGTGCTGCCGTGCGTGGAATTGCCCGAGCTGCCCGGCGAATTGACCGAGACCGTCGCGACCGCCGCCGACGGAACGAGGGTGCGGTCCTGGCTGGTGTTGCCGTCCGGCGGCGGCCAGGGACCCGCACCGCTGCTGCTGTGGATTCACGGCGGACCGCTGGGCAGCTGGAACGTGTGGTCGTGGCGGTGGAATCCGTGGTTGATGGCGGCCCGCGGGTACGCGGTGCTGCTGCCTGATCCGGCACTGTCCACCGGGTACGGCCAGGACTTCATCCAGCGCGGCTGGGGCGCCTGGGGCGGGCCGCCCTACGAGGATCTGATGGCCGCCGTCGACGCCGCGGTGGCCCACCCACGCATCGACGCCGGGCGCACGGCGGCGATGGGTGGGTCGTTCGGCGGTTATATGGCCAACTGGGTGGCCGGCCACACCGACCGCTTCGCGGCGATCGTCACTCACGCCAGCCTGTGGGCGCTCGACCAGTTCGGTCCGACCACCGACGGCGCCTACTACTGGGCTCGTGAGATGACACCGGCCATGGCGCAAGACAATTCGCCGCACCGCTTCGTCGAGCACATCACCACCCCGATGCTGGTGATTCACGGCGACAAGGACTATCGCGTGCCGATCGGCGAGGCCTTGCGGCTGTGGTACGAGCTGCTGACCGACTCCGGGTTGCCCGCCGCCGACGACGGCACCACGGCGCACCGGTTCCTGTACTTCCCGTCCGAGAACCACTGGGTGCTCTCGCCGCAGCACGCCAAGATCTGGTACCAGGTGGTCACCGCGTTCTTGGCCGAGCACGTGCTGGGGGAGACGGTGCAGTTCCCCGAAACGCTGGGCTGA
- a CDS encoding trans-acting enoyl reductase family protein, protein MTSAEREFDIVVYGATGFVGKLTAEYLARSGGDVRVALAGRSPDKLLKVRETLGESAQNWPILTADAGSPSSLADMAARARVVITTVGPYSRYGLPLVAACAAAGTDYADLTGEAMFVRQSIDDYHKQAVDTGARIVHACGFDSIPSDMSVFALYRRAQTDGTGELGDTDFVLRGFSGGVSGGTVASMIEVFRASSNDPNTRRMLEDPYTLTQDRGAEPELGPQPDLPWRRGREIAPELAGVWTTGFAMAMYNTRIVRRSNALLEYAYGRRLRYAEYMSVGSSVAAPVVSAVASAANNGVVALGSRFFRLLPRRLVERIAPKPGTGPSEQARDRGYYRAETYTTTTTGARYCATIAQQGDPGYKATSVMLGECGLALALDRDKLSDLRGVLTPAAAMGDALLDRFPAAGISLQTVRLDD, encoded by the coding sequence ATGACCTCAGCGGAGCGGGAATTCGACATCGTCGTATACGGGGCCACCGGATTCGTCGGCAAACTTACCGCCGAATACCTGGCCCGTTCCGGCGGTGACGTCCGGGTGGCCCTGGCCGGCCGATCGCCGGACAAGCTGCTGAAGGTGCGTGAAACGCTCGGCGAATCGGCGCAGAACTGGCCGATTCTGACCGCCGACGCCGGCTCCCCGTCATCGCTGGCCGACATGGCCGCGCGCGCCCGGGTCGTCATCACCACCGTCGGCCCCTACAGCCGCTACGGCCTGCCGCTGGTGGCCGCGTGTGCCGCGGCAGGCACCGACTACGCCGACCTCACCGGTGAGGCGATGTTCGTGCGGCAGAGCATCGACGATTACCACAAGCAGGCCGTCGACACCGGCGCGCGCATTGTGCATGCGTGCGGATTCGATTCCATCCCTTCGGATATGAGCGTGTTCGCCCTCTACCGTCGGGCACAGACTGACGGCACCGGCGAACTCGGGGACACCGACTTCGTGCTGCGCGGATTCTCCGGCGGAGTGTCAGGCGGCACGGTCGCCTCGATGATCGAGGTCTTCCGGGCCTCCTCCAACGATCCCAATACCCGGCGCATGCTCGAGGATCCCTACACCCTCACCCAGGACCGGGGTGCCGAGCCCGAACTGGGTCCGCAGCCCGACCTGCCGTGGCGGCGCGGCCGCGAGATCGCGCCCGAACTGGCCGGGGTGTGGACCACCGGCTTCGCGATGGCGATGTACAACACGCGGATCGTGCGGCGCAGCAACGCGCTTCTGGAGTACGCCTACGGACGCCGGCTGCGTTACGCCGAGTACATGAGCGTCGGCTCGTCGGTCGCCGCGCCGGTGGTGTCGGCGGTGGCCAGCGCGGCCAACAACGGTGTCGTCGCGCTGGGCAGCCGGTTCTTCCGGCTGCTGCCGCGCCGGCTGGTCGAGCGCATCGCCCCCAAGCCGGGCACCGGACCCAGCGAGCAGGCCCGCGACCGCGGCTACTACCGCGCCGAGACGTACACCACCACCACGACCGGCGCGCGCTACTGCGCCACCATCGCCCAGCAGGGCGATCCGGGATACAAAGCCACCTCGGTGATGCTCGGCGAATGTGGCCTCGCGCTGGCACTGGACCGTGACAAGTTGTCGGATCTGCGGGGTGTGCTGACGCCCGCCGCCGCCATGGGTGACGCGCTGCTCGACCGATTTCCCGCCGCCGGGATTTCCCTGCAGACGGTCCGCCTCGACGACTAA
- a CDS encoding DUF937 domain-containing protein, with protein sequence MAGLDDLYRQIPVADIASRLGAPEGEVNQAIQTLVPTLVGSIQHNVVSDDIDSSTLESAIASQAGSGLLDGGVNVDQVDTGAGEQFVARIFGGNDTDQVASALAGSGAGGGDLIKKLLPILIPIVLAYLGKQAGGGSTQAGPSGGGLGDVLGSILGGATGGAGGGDNPLGSILGNVLGGKQGGAIGDILGGLLGGKK encoded by the coding sequence ATGGCCGGTCTCGACGATCTCTACCGCCAGATCCCGGTTGCGGATATCGCCAGCAGGCTCGGTGCGCCAGAGGGTGAAGTGAACCAGGCGATCCAGACCCTGGTGCCCACCCTCGTCGGCAGCATCCAGCACAACGTCGTCTCCGACGACATCGACTCCAGCACGCTCGAATCGGCGATCGCCTCGCAGGCCGGTAGCGGCCTGCTCGACGGCGGGGTGAACGTCGACCAGGTCGACACCGGAGCAGGGGAGCAGTTCGTCGCGCGGATCTTCGGCGGCAACGACACCGACCAGGTGGCCTCGGCGCTGGCCGGCTCCGGTGCCGGCGGCGGGGACCTGATCAAGAAGCTGCTGCCGATCCTCATCCCGATCGTGCTGGCCTACCTGGGCAAGCAGGCCGGCGGCGGCTCGACCCAGGCCGGGCCGTCCGGCGGCGGGCTCGGTGACGTGCTCGGCAGCATCCTCGGTGGCGCCACCGGCGGCGCCGGGGGCGGCGACAACCCGCTCGGGAGCATTCTGGGCAACGTGCTCGGCGGTAAACAGGGCGGCGCCATCGGCGATATCTTGGGCGGCCTGCTGGGCGGCAAGAAGTAG